From Saprospiraceae bacterium, one genomic window encodes:
- a CDS encoding iron-sulfur cluster assembly accessory protein, translated as MIHVADSALEKINQIRLSENLDMQHFIRVSVTSGGCSGLSYNMEFDDTIQPNDQIFEDKGVKVVTDLKSFLYLFDSTLEFSGGLDGKGFYFTNPNASRTCGCGESFSV; from the coding sequence ATGATTCACGTAGCTGATTCTGCACTTGAAAAAATCAACCAGATCAGGCTTTCTGAAAATCTGGACATGCAGCATTTTATAAGGGTTTCCGTCACCAGTGGCGGTTGCAGTGGCCTAAGTTACAACATGGAGTTTGACGATACCATTCAACCCAATGATCAGATTTTTGAAGACAAAGGGGTCAAGGTGGTGACCGATCTCAAAAGCTTCCTCTACTTATTTGATTCCACCCTCGAATTTTCAGGAGGCCTGGATGGCAAGGGTTTTTATTTCACCAATCCCAACGCTTCCAGAACCTGCGGATGTGGCGAAAGCTTTTCTGTCTAA
- the iscU gene encoding Fe-S cluster assembly scaffold IscU — protein MAYSEKVLNHFKNPKNVGTLDKNDPNVGTGLVGAPECGDVMRLQIKVNPETHTIEDAKFKTFGCGSAIASSSLATEWLKGKSLEDALKIDNMEIVEELALPPVKIHCSVLAEDAIKSAIKDYQSKH, from the coding sequence ATGGCATACTCAGAAAAAGTTCTCAACCACTTCAAAAACCCAAAAAATGTGGGTACTTTGGACAAAAATGACCCCAACGTCGGCACCGGTCTGGTAGGCGCCCCTGAATGTGGTGATGTCATGAGACTCCAAATCAAAGTCAATCCGGAAACGCATACCATCGAAGACGCAAAGTTTAAAACATTTGGATGCGGATCCGCCATTGCTTCTTCTTCCCTGGCCACCGAGTGGCTTAAAGGAAAAAGTCTGGAAGATGCTTTGAAAATTGACAACATGGAAATCGTCGAAGAACTGGCGCTTCCTCCAGTCAAAATACATTGCTCCGTTTTGGCGGAAGACGCCATCAAATCTGCCATTAAAGACTATCAGTCCAAACATTGA
- a CDS encoding IscS subfamily cysteine desulfurase yields the protein MRKVYLDHNATTPCDPRVVDAMLPYFTEHFGNAASRSHPFGWEAEDAVDQARAQVADLIGADEKEIIFTSGATESDNLAIKGVFEMYSRKGNHIITLKTEHKAVLDTCKSLEKKGAQVTYLEVESDGLVDLEKLEKAIQKNTILVSVMWANNETGVIQPMKAIGEICARHGILFMSDATQAVGKIPINPRENGVHLMAFSAHKMYGPKGVGALYVSRKEPRVKVTAQMDGGGHERGMRSGTLNVPGIVGFGKAAAIAKSEMIDEALRLSKLRDKLEAGFKNKLEEVYVNGNTEHRMPHVTNISFKHVEGEGLMMTFNQDIALSSGSACTSASLEPSYVLVALGLGDDLAHSSLRFSLGRFTTEEDVDFALESIVKGVNHMRDLSPIWEMYKEGVDLNSVVWSSH from the coding sequence ATGAGAAAAGTTTATCTCGATCATAATGCCACCACCCCCTGCGACCCCCGTGTAGTGGATGCGATGCTCCCCTATTTTACTGAACATTTTGGGAATGCAGCCAGCAGGAGCCATCCTTTTGGTTGGGAAGCTGAGGATGCTGTGGACCAGGCCAGAGCTCAGGTGGCGGACCTTATTGGCGCAGATGAGAAAGAAATTATCTTCACCTCAGGAGCAACAGAGTCTGATAATTTGGCCATTAAAGGGGTATTTGAAATGTACAGCCGGAAAGGCAATCACATCATCACTCTCAAAACAGAGCACAAAGCTGTATTGGATACTTGCAAATCATTGGAGAAAAAGGGTGCTCAGGTGACTTATTTGGAGGTAGAATCAGATGGTCTGGTGGATTTGGAAAAGCTTGAAAAAGCCATTCAGAAAAACACCATCCTGGTCTCAGTCATGTGGGCAAATAATGAGACCGGAGTTATCCAGCCAATGAAAGCCATCGGTGAAATATGTGCCAGACATGGCATCCTGTTTATGTCAGATGCTACCCAGGCAGTGGGCAAAATCCCCATCAACCCAAGAGAAAATGGTGTCCACCTGATGGCCTTCTCCGCACACAAGATGTATGGACCAAAAGGAGTAGGCGCTTTATATGTATCCCGCAAAGAACCCAGAGTCAAAGTTACCGCTCAGATGGATGGAGGCGGGCATGAAAGGGGCATGCGGAGCGGCACGCTCAATGTTCCGGGAATTGTAGGATTTGGCAAAGCTGCGGCCATCGCCAAATCTGAAATGATCGACGAGGCGCTTAGACTCTCAAAATTGAGAGATAAATTAGAGGCTGGGTTTAAAAACAAGCTGGAAGAAGTTTATGTAAATGGTAATACGGAACACAGAATGCCTCATGTCACCAATATCTCTTTCAAACACGTGGAAGGCGAAGGACTAATGATGACCTTTAATCAGGACATTGCCCTTTCCTCAGGTTCTGCCTGCACATCGGCTTCACTTGAACCCTCTTATGTCTTAGTTGCGTTGGGTCTTGGTGATGATTTGGCACATTCTTCCCTGAGATTTAGTTTGGGAAGATTTACCACTGAAGAAGATGTGGATTTCGCCCTCGAATCCATTGTCAAAGGTGTGAATCACATGAGGGATTTATCTCCCATTTGGGAGATGTACAAAGAAGGTGTTGACCTCAACTCAGTTGTTTGGTCCTCCCATTAA
- a CDS encoding beta-ketoacyl synthase chain length factor — translation MYILSASTISHQPSFRNKGFSALIKELDHSSVLLHPDYSEFISPMERRRMSNVLKMSVACAIDCLLSSEKQQPEAIIIGTSMGCCTHTKQFLEKIINAEGGPLSPTSFISSTHNTIAGQLSLILGNNSYNMTHTQNNVSFEQALMDAALYISEGSSTALVGAADEIEANLYNIEKRLDLNDCLSTSGASFFILANKSNAPSDTRIVDVASFVLNNSILNPISDFLRNNDCSPESIDLVLYSNSKENTIVGVNSLFEKSKLMDFQKFSGVYLTNSGFALSYAVDILSQQKYPMIKRILICNNLIPENLGLILLESIDS, via the coding sequence ATGTACATACTTTCCGCTTCTACCATTTCTCATCAGCCCAGCTTTCGAAACAAAGGCTTTTCTGCATTGATCAAAGAACTGGATCATTCCAGTGTTCTCCTACATCCGGACTATAGCGAATTTATTTCACCCATGGAAAGAAGAAGAATGAGCAATGTTTTAAAAATGTCAGTTGCCTGTGCTATCGACTGTCTTCTGTCTTCTGAAAAGCAGCAGCCAGAGGCCATTATCATTGGTACTAGCATGGGTTGCTGTACTCATACAAAACAATTTCTCGAAAAAATTATAAATGCAGAAGGTGGTCCCTTGTCTCCTACCTCTTTCATCTCTTCTACACACAATACCATTGCTGGCCAGCTTTCCCTAATATTGGGAAACAATAGCTATAATATGACGCATACCCAAAACAATGTTTCCTTTGAACAGGCCCTCATGGATGCCGCATTGTATATCAGTGAAGGCTCGAGCACTGCATTGGTGGGGGCTGCAGATGAAATAGAAGCCAATTTGTACAATATTGAAAAAAGACTGGATCTCAATGATTGTCTTTCAACTTCAGGGGCCTCATTTTTTATTCTGGCAAATAAATCAAACGCTCCTTCTGATACCAGGATAGTGGATGTTGCCAGCTTCGTATTGAACAACTCTATTCTTAATCCAATCTCAGATTTTTTACGAAATAATGATTGCTCACCTGAAAGCATTGACCTGGTACTCTATTCGAATAGCAAAGAAAATACAATTGTGGGTGTAAACTCATTGTTTGAAAAAAGTAAATTAATGGACTTTCAAAAATTTTCCGGTGTCTATCTTACCAATTCTGGCTTTGCCTTAAGTTATGCAGTAGATATTTTATCGCAACAAAAGTATCCAATGATCAAAAGAATTCTAATCTGCAACAATTTAATCCCGGAAAATCTTGGTCTTATATTATTGGAATCTATTGACTCATAA
- a CDS encoding beta-ketoacyl-[acyl-carrier-protein] synthase family protein has product MKIYVTGIGVVSAVGLNVDENLNSLQSLQTGIKKSNDHQLLLGKVKWNNEQIIKLLNLPKEDYSRTSLLSLLAANEAWKNNRHFVRVRTGLISATSVGGLDKMEEYYIQSKKYNQSDSYTKQIFENGGTTEKVARELGISGYIGTISTACSSGANSIMLGARMVEGKKLDRVIVGGCDPLTLFNINGFNSLKIYDESICKPFDENRKGLNLGEGAAFLVIENEHSVSVTGNTPLCILSGWNNSTDAYHQTASSPNGQGAVLSMSKALIKAKITPEKINYINAHGTGTENNDLSESMAIKAVFEDNIPPFSSTKGFTGHTLAAAGAIEAVYSVLALNTQVIPPNLHYTTPMKETGMAPCSIFQNHANIEHVLSNSFGFGGNCTSLIFSKI; this is encoded by the coding sequence ATGAAAATATATGTGACGGGCATTGGCGTTGTGAGTGCTGTTGGACTCAATGTAGATGAAAATTTAAATTCTCTCCAATCACTTCAAACCGGCATTAAAAAATCCAATGATCATCAATTATTGCTGGGTAAAGTCAAATGGAACAATGAACAAATTATTAAATTGCTCAACTTACCCAAGGAAGACTATTCAAGAACAAGCTTGCTCTCCCTCTTGGCAGCAAATGAGGCCTGGAAAAATAACAGGCATTTTGTCCGTGTCAGGACAGGACTGATTTCTGCAACTTCTGTCGGTGGACTCGATAAAATGGAGGAATATTATATACAATCAAAAAAATACAATCAATCAGATTCATACACCAAACAGATATTTGAAAATGGTGGTACCACAGAAAAAGTGGCCCGAGAATTAGGAATTTCTGGTTACATTGGAACCATTTCAACAGCTTGCTCCTCTGGTGCTAATTCAATTATGCTCGGAGCAAGAATGGTGGAAGGAAAAAAGCTTGACAGAGTGATCGTAGGTGGATGCGACCCGCTTACACTATTTAACATCAATGGTTTCAATTCACTGAAAATCTATGATGAAAGCATCTGTAAGCCTTTTGATGAAAATAGAAAAGGACTAAATCTGGGGGAAGGCGCTGCTTTTCTGGTGATTGAAAACGAGCACAGTGTTTCGGTCACCGGCAATACGCCTCTTTGTATTCTGTCTGGATGGAACAACTCAACAGATGCCTATCATCAAACTGCAAGCTCTCCCAATGGCCAAGGTGCTGTGCTTTCCATGAGCAAAGCTTTAATAAAAGCAAAAATCACACCGGAAAAAATAAATTACATCAATGCTCATGGCACAGGAACAGAAAACAATGATTTATCCGAATCAATGGCCATTAAAGCGGTATTTGAAGACAATATTCCGCCTTTTAGCTCAACCAAAGGGTTTACAGGTCATACCTTAGCAGCAGCAGGTGCAATTGAAGCCGTGTATAGTGTTCTTGCTCTTAACACACAAGTCATTCCCCCAAATCTCCATTATACTACACCAATGAAAGAAACCGGAATGGCTCCTTGTTCCATATTTCAGAACCATGCAAACATTGAGCATGTTCTCTCCAATTCATTTGGTTTTGGAGGTAATTGTACAAGTCTAATATTCAGTAAAATCTAA
- a CDS encoding acyl carrier protein produces MNINTLKYDLKKKIIEELNIEDLQPEDIEDDAPLFVEGLGLDSIDALELVVIMERYHGVKIPDEETGRKVLKSINTMADYIIRNGKK; encoded by the coding sequence ATGAATATTAATACATTAAAATACGATCTAAAGAAAAAAATTATTGAGGAGTTAAATATTGAAGATTTACAGCCGGAAGATATTGAAGACGATGCTCCACTCTTTGTCGAAGGTCTTGGACTTGACTCCATTGATGCACTGGAACTGGTTGTTATAATGGAAAGATACCACGGAGTTAAAATTCCGGATGAGGAAACAGGACGAAAGGTGCTAAAATCCATCAATACCATGGCTGACTATATCATCAGGAACGGCAAAAAGTAA
- the fabG gene encoding 3-oxoacyl-ACP reductase FabG, protein MKCALITGGSKGIGRAIAKQIALDHGLHTLINYSTDIKSANETCNMIKECGGSAEVLKFKVQNKDEVDQVISDWQTSNPDKFIHVLVNNAGITKDGLFIFMSEINWDEVIEVSLKGMFNLTQNVMRKMLHYKTGKIINIVSISGLKGTPGQTNYSAAKAGMIGATKALAQEVAKMGITVNAVAPGLINTDMIKSINVENYLKIIPAGRVGEPEEIAHLVSFLCSEKASYITGEVININGGLYS, encoded by the coding sequence ATGAAATGTGCACTGATTACCGGCGGATCAAAAGGCATAGGCAGAGCCATCGCCAAACAAATTGCTCTGGACCATGGACTCCATACTCTGATTAACTACTCGACAGACATAAAATCTGCTAATGAAACCTGCAATATGATCAAAGAATGTGGCGGTAGCGCAGAAGTCTTAAAATTTAAAGTGCAGAACAAGGATGAAGTAGATCAGGTCATTTCAGATTGGCAAACTTCAAATCCTGATAAATTTATTCACGTGCTTGTTAATAATGCAGGAATTACAAAAGATGGTCTTTTCATTTTTATGTCGGAGATCAATTGGGATGAGGTTATTGAGGTATCTCTTAAAGGAATGTTTAACCTTACGCAAAATGTGATGCGAAAGATGCTACACTATAAAACCGGAAAAATCATCAATATTGTATCCATTTCAGGCTTAAAAGGAACTCCAGGTCAAACAAATTACTCGGCCGCGAAAGCGGGAATGATTGGAGCCACCAAAGCCCTCGCACAGGAAGTGGCCAAAATGGGAATTACAGTCAATGCTGTTGCTCCAGGGCTAATCAATACTGATATGATCAAAAGCATCAATGTGGAAAATTATTTAAAAATAATTCCCGCCGGAAGAGTCGGAGAGCCAGAAGAAATAGCTCATCTGGTTAGCTTTCTGTGTTCTGAAAAAGCTTCTTACATAACTGGAGAAGTGATCAATATTAATGGTGGATTATACTCTTAA
- a CDS encoding DUF1702 family protein → MNHNTQNIAQNIEYIQNLFLMVAYHINKYATLIDIINFLDEDHHDFHSLSYESASSEIAYQDLKAGLALKNYSEFYLKKCQLHPFHMQIGLGWALAKSNTPPDLFTLDLPLHSQQMVLDGYGYYHSLFKERKFIQNACIPEEIKGIQLKGYDQGIGRRLWHISKGNLQILNAKISLFTESRHSDLWRGVGIACGYVGGTEKSILKELTNQSGNYIVSLSAGIAIAAYSRIKSETVIPSVVMACEVVCGIPILEIEKLFSSSDCQDKIHWISNLEKKLSIN, encoded by the coding sequence TTGAACCATAATACTCAAAATATCGCCCAAAACATTGAGTACATCCAGAATTTATTTCTGATGGTGGCTTATCATATAAACAAGTATGCCACCCTTATTGACATAATTAATTTTTTGGACGAGGATCATCACGATTTCCATTCTCTGTCTTATGAAAGTGCTTCCTCTGAAATCGCATACCAAGATCTGAAAGCCGGATTAGCTCTTAAGAATTACAGCGAATTTTACCTGAAAAAATGCCAACTTCATCCTTTTCATATGCAAATTGGACTGGGATGGGCATTGGCCAAATCAAATACACCACCCGACTTGTTTACTCTTGATTTACCTTTGCACAGCCAACAAATGGTTCTTGACGGCTATGGCTACTACCATTCCCTTTTCAAAGAACGTAAGTTCATTCAAAACGCTTGTATTCCTGAAGAAATTAAAGGCATTCAGCTAAAAGGATACGACCAGGGGATTGGAAGGCGATTATGGCATATTTCAAAGGGAAATTTGCAAATTCTAAATGCCAAAATCTCCCTTTTTACAGAATCTCGACATTCTGATTTATGGAGAGGAGTGGGTATTGCTTGTGGATATGTTGGGGGAACGGAAAAATCGATCCTCAAAGAATTGACCAATCAATCTGGCAATTATATTGTATCTTTAAGCGCAGGTATTGCCATAGCAGCCTATAGTCGGATTAAATCTGAAACTGTCATTCCCTCTGTTGTAATGGCCTGTGAAGTTGTTTGTGGAATTCCAATTTTAGAAATTGAAAAACTCTTTTCATCTTCTGATTGCCAGGATAAAATCCATTGGATTTCAAACCTTGAAAAAAAGCTTTCAATAAACTAA